The Candidatus Pelagibacter sp. IMCC9063 genome has a window encoding:
- a CDS encoding phosphate-starvation-inducible PsiE family protein yields the protein MGKVLRNIQLTGAVLIMIATVVAFGVEIKEMVVTKEINLADILLLFIYLEVLGMVTSYWGAQKIRLTYPLFIAITAIARLIILQKKDLEAVSLIYESGAILIMAIAILILRLRRSKMIKVELDKNDL from the coding sequence ATGGGTAAAGTTTTAAGAAATATTCAGTTAACAGGTGCTGTATTGATCATGATTGCAACAGTTGTTGCTTTTGGGGTTGAGATCAAAGAAATGGTTGTAACTAAAGAGATTAATCTTGCTGATATATTGCTTTTATTTATCTATTTAGAAGTTCTGGGAATGGTGACAAGTTACTGGGGTGCTCAAAAAATTCGTTTAACATATCCTCTTTTTATTGCCATCACAGCCATTGCTCGTTTAATTATCTTGCAAAAAAAAGACTTAGAGGCTGTTTCTTTAATCTATGAATCCGGTGCCATCTTGATTATGGCTATAGCTATTCTAATTTTACGACTTAGAAGAAGTAAAATGATCAAGGTTGAACTAGATAAAAACGATCTTTAA
- a CDS encoding DMT family transporter, translating into MSIYKIPGPLLIAMGGLFLSSGGTIFRSFEMADPWAIYFWRSVFFTPAVLLFIFATEKSEFVNKFRNLGIIGIVCAALYASGSAAFMFALKHTTVANVVFIISIQSFFLAIMGYFFLKEKINFSTLVAIILAAAGLYVMIGTNISGGTALGNTYAFIIPIAFTAVVILIRKFNHIDMVPAVGLSGVFALTAGFLLSDTIAITPHDLLLVFFFGALQYAPGFICLTLGSRKTPAAKVGIFAFTEAIAGPVWAYLFINEVPPLGVLIGGSMIFLAILLKSFKS; encoded by the coding sequence ATGTCTATTTATAAAATCCCAGGACCTTTGTTAATTGCAATGGGAGGATTGTTTTTAAGCTCTGGAGGAACTATTTTTCGATCTTTTGAAATGGCGGATCCGTGGGCTATCTATTTTTGGAGATCTGTTTTTTTTACACCAGCCGTATTACTTTTTATTTTTGCAACAGAAAAATCTGAATTTGTTAATAAATTTAGAAACTTAGGAATAATTGGAATTGTTTGCGCAGCTCTTTATGCTTCTGGAAGTGCTGCTTTTATGTTTGCTCTAAAGCATACCACTGTTGCTAATGTTGTCTTTATTATCAGTATTCAAAGTTTTTTTCTTGCCATCATGGGCTATTTTTTTTTAAAAGAAAAAATTAATTTTTCTACTTTAGTTGCTATTATTTTGGCAGCAGCGGGTTTGTATGTCATGATTGGTACTAATATTTCAGGGGGAACAGCTCTTGGAAATACGTATGCCTTTATCATACCAATTGCTTTTACTGCGGTAGTTATTCTTATTAGAAAATTTAATCATATTGATATGGTTCCTGCTGTTGGCTTGTCAGGTGTATTTGCTTTAACAGCCGGATTTTTATTAAGCGACACCATTGCGATTACTCCCCACGATCTTCTATTAGTCTTTTTTTTTGGAGCTTTGCAGTATGCGCCAGGATTTATTTGTTTAACTCTTGGGTCTAGAAAAACTCCTGCAGCAAAAGTGGGTATTTTTGCATTCACCGAAGCCATTGCCGGTCCTGTTTGGGCCTATTTATTTATTAACGAAGTTCCACCATTGGGAGTTTTAATAGGAGGAAGTATGATTTTTTTAGCCATTCTTCTCAAAAGTTTTAAATCATAA
- a CDS encoding c-type cytochrome: MKKIIFVLILNIIFASSSFADAAKMNAGKEIFTGKGMCASCHVLKAADSLGQVGPNLDELKPDIKKVLLSVTNGKGIMPAFGKLGMLNKTEIDIVSFYVASSAGKQ, from the coding sequence ATGAAAAAAATAATATTTGTACTGATTTTAAATATCATCTTTGCATCATCGTCTTTTGCTGATGCTGCTAAAATGAATGCGGGTAAAGAAATTTTTACAGGTAAAGGAATGTGCGCAAGCTGCCATGTTTTAAAAGCAGCCGATTCTCTAGGACAGGTCGGACCAAACCTAGATGAGCTAAAACCAGATATAAAAAAAGTCCTCCTCTCTGTTACTAATGGAAAGGGAATAATGCCAGCATTTGGAAAATTAGGAATGTTGAATAAAACTGAAATTGATATTGTGTCATTTTACGTTGCAAGCAGTGCAGGTAAACAATAG
- a CDS encoding twin-arginine translocation signal domain-containing protein, whose amino-acid sequence MRILDKKSVSRRSFLKGGAATALGLSIVGNLVLGKSSAWAATFNNIGGDNGATLVQMARDIFPHDHLADKYYAKVIEGYNTAAKKDAGLKKMIQSELKKINAASKSKYGRDYKNINRELERVNILKANTSSPLFSKLRGDLVTGLYNNQEVWPKFGYEGASADKGGYLNRGYNDINWLEKA is encoded by the coding sequence ATGAGAATCTTGGATAAAAAATCTGTATCTAGACGTTCTTTTTTAAAAGGAGGAGCAGCCACAGCACTTGGGCTTAGCATTGTTGGAAATTTAGTGTTAGGAAAAAGTTCTGCATGGGCGGCAACATTTAACAACATAGGCGGAGATAATGGAGCAACTCTTGTTCAAATGGCAAGGGATATATTTCCACATGATCACCTGGCAGATAAATATTATGCAAAGGTCATTGAAGGCTACAATACTGCAGCCAAAAAAGATGCAGGATTAAAAAAAATGATTCAATCTGAATTGAAAAAAATTAATGCTGCTTCTAAATCAAAATATGGAAGAGATTATAAAAATATTAACCGAGAACTTGAGCGAGTAAATATTTTAAAAGCTAATACTTCTTCACCTTTGTTTTCAAAATTGCGAGGTGACCTAGTAACGGGTTTGTATAATAATCAAGAAGTCTGGCCTAAGTTTGGTTATGAAGGAGCTTCTGCTGATAAGGGTGGTTACCTCAATAGAGGTTACAATGATATCAACTGGTTAGAGAAAGCATAG
- a CDS encoding NAD(P)-binding domain-containing protein — translation MNIGFIGTGKITTSVIQGLFRSNIKLKQILISERNKKNSLALSKKFKK, via the coding sequence ATGAACATAGGATTTATAGGTACCGGTAAAATAACTACATCCGTTATACAGGGATTGTTTAGATCAAACATTAAACTTAAGCAAATTCTAATTTCTGAGCGTAATAAGAAGAATTCTTTGGCTTTATCTAAAAAATTTAAAAAGTAA
- the gloA gene encoding lactoylglutathione lyase, with protein MTHAEKAEGLANSIDKETDGYVFNHLMLRIKDPKRSLDFYSKIMGMRLVKKLDFPSMKFSLYFLGKYNDKEIKEIPTDSFERTVWTFREKGLLELTHNWGAENDDSVKFHDGNTDPKGFGHIAFSVPDVHAACNRFEKHGVEFVKKADDGSMKPLAFIKDPDGYWIEIMGAEDTAKIAKELGTI; from the coding sequence ATGACTCACGCAGAAAAAGCAGAAGGGCTAGCAAATTCTATCGACAAAGAGACGGATGGTTATGTTTTTAACCACCTGATGCTTAGAATTAAAGATCCTAAAAGATCTTTAGATTTTTATTCAAAAATTATGGGCATGAGACTTGTAAAAAAACTTGATTTTCCTTCTATGAAATTTTCTCTTTATTTTTTAGGAAAATATAATGACAAAGAAATTAAAGAAATTCCAACAGATAGCTTCGAAAGAACCGTGTGGACCTTTAGAGAAAAAGGTTTACTTGAACTAACTCACAATTGGGGGGCCGAAAATGATGATTCTGTTAAATTTCATGATGGGAATACAGACCCAAAAGGCTTTGGTCACATAGCTTTTTCAGTTCCTGATGTACATGCTGCATGTAATCGTTTTGAAAAACATGGAGTTGAATTTGTAAAAAAAGCAGATGATGGATCTATGAAGCCACTTGCTTTTATTAAAGATCCGGATGGTTACTGGATCGAAATTATGGGTGCAGAGGATACCGCTAAAATTGCCAAAGAATTAGGTACTATTTAA
- the gloA gene encoding lactoylglutathione lyase: MTNFKDIEGNCLTPDQETREFVLNHTMLRVKDPKKSLDFYTRVMGMRLVRKNDFPGGKFSLYFLGTFNKEEIKTIPQNNDDMRGWALSQKSILELTHNWGTENDSNFTYHDGNQEPRGFGHIAFKVPDVAKACERFEQLGVTFQKKPSDGSMKSIAFIKDPDGYWIEIL; this comes from the coding sequence ATGACTAATTTTAAAGATATTGAGGGTAATTGTCTAACACCAGACCAGGAAACGAGAGAGTTTGTACTTAACCATACTATGCTGCGAGTAAAGGATCCAAAAAAATCTTTAGATTTTTATACTAGAGTGATGGGAATGAGATTGGTACGTAAAAATGATTTTCCCGGAGGTAAATTTTCTTTATATTTTTTAGGAACCTTCAATAAAGAGGAGATAAAAACTATTCCGCAAAATAATGATGACATGAGAGGCTGGGCGCTATCGCAAAAATCTATTTTGGAATTAACTCATAATTGGGGGACTGAGAATGATTCTAACTTTACATACCATGATGGAAATCAGGAACCACGTGGCTTTGGGCATATTGCTTTTAAAGTTCCGGATGTGGCAAAAGCTTGTGAACGATTTGAACAACTGGGCGTTACCTTTCAAAAAAAACCAAGCGACGGCTCTATGAAAAGTATTGCTTTTATAAAAGATCCTGACGGCTACTGGATTGAAATTCTTTAA
- a CDS encoding pyrroline-5-carboxylate reductase dimerization domain-containing protein, with translation MTYLKKTLRPATSIIKAAPLPTIASKLGPIVLFPKNKKVTNFFNHLGIAIVANNEKENNHLWTMTSTMATYFEYCNTLENWLVKRKVSSAKAKDLVASLMFGLSHSMLLSKNKTKELVTDYQTKKGINEELLKRLKQEKIFSSIDLNLTKIFDRIKKAND, from the coding sequence ATGACTTATTTAAAAAAAACACTTCGACCTGCAACAAGTATTATCAAAGCAGCTCCTTTGCCCACGATTGCAAGCAAGCTCGGTCCAATCGTATTATTTCCTAAGAATAAAAAAGTAACTAATTTTTTTAATCATCTAGGTATAGCGATTGTTGCTAATAACGAAAAAGAGAATAATCATTTATGGACCATGACCTCCACGATGGCGACTTATTTTGAATACTGCAATACTCTAGAAAATTGGTTAGTAAAAAGAAAGGTATCTTCTGCTAAAGCAAAAGATCTTGTTGCAAGCTTAATGTTTGGTCTTTCTCACTCTATGCTTTTATCTAAAAATAAAACTAAAGAGCTAGTTACCGACTATCAAACCAAAAAAGGAATTAACGAAGAACTTCTTAAACGATTAAAACAAGAAAAAATTTTTAGTTCAATTGATCTTAATTTGACTAAAATATTTGATCGTATTAAAAAAGCTAATGACTAA